A DNA window from Streptomyces parvus contains the following coding sequences:
- a CDS encoding carbohydrate ABC transporter permease, translating to MATSTPTRDAYAKAPRPSKKEPTDERRQLWRSRLWRFDDKASPYAYIAPFFLIFGAFGLYPLLYTGWIALHRVSMTGLDSMEWVGWENFDKILHDPEFWTSVSNTFLIGVISTVPQLLMALGLAHLLNYRLRASTFWRTIILTPYATSVASAALVFALVFRADGGLLNWTLGLVGFDPVNWANGHWTSKLAISVIVIWRWTGYNALIYLAAMQAVPNDLYEAASLDGASRWQQFRKVTIPSLRPTILFTIVISTIGSMQLFGEPLLLEGGALGATGGNENQYETLSIYLYNYGWNLGHLGPAAAVAWAMLALLLLIAAANWIVGRFVRTSAV from the coding sequence GTGGCAACCTCGACCCCCACCCGGGATGCGTACGCGAAAGCGCCCCGCCCATCGAAGAAGGAACCGACCGACGAGCGACGGCAGTTGTGGCGCAGCCGGCTGTGGCGGTTCGACGACAAGGCGTCCCCGTACGCCTACATCGCCCCGTTCTTCCTGATCTTCGGGGCCTTCGGCCTCTACCCGCTGCTCTACACCGGCTGGATCGCCCTGCACCGGGTCTCGATGACCGGCCTGGACTCGATGGAGTGGGTGGGCTGGGAGAACTTCGACAAGATCCTGCACGACCCCGAGTTCTGGACCTCGGTCAGCAACACCTTCCTGATCGGTGTCATCTCGACCGTCCCGCAGCTCCTGATGGCTCTCGGCCTCGCCCATCTTCTCAACTACCGCCTGCGGGCCAGCACGTTCTGGCGCACGATCATCCTCACCCCGTACGCCACCTCCGTGGCCTCGGCAGCCCTCGTCTTCGCCCTGGTGTTCCGGGCGGACGGCGGACTGCTCAACTGGACGCTCGGCCTCGTCGGATTCGATCCGGTCAACTGGGCCAACGGGCACTGGACGTCGAAGCTCGCCATCTCCGTCATCGTCATCTGGCGGTGGACCGGCTACAACGCGCTGATCTACCTGGCTGCCATGCAGGCGGTCCCCAACGACCTCTACGAAGCGGCCTCGTTGGACGGGGCGTCGCGCTGGCAGCAGTTCCGCAAGGTCACCATTCCCTCGCTGCGGCCGACGATCCTGTTCACCATCGTCATCTCCACCATCGGCTCCATGCAGCTCTTCGGCGAGCCGCTGCTGCTGGAGGGCGGTGCGCTGGGCGCCACCGGCGGCAACGAGAACCAGTACGAGACGCTCAGCATCTACCTCTACAACTACGGCTGGAACCTCGGACATCTCGGTCCGGCCGCCGCCGTCGCCTGGGCGATGCTCGCCCTCCTGCTTCTCATCGCCGCGGCCAACTGGATCGTCGGCCGATTCGTCCGCACGTCCGCGGTCTGA
- a CDS encoding helix-turn-helix domain-containing protein has translation MSQDSATATEAARKLTGRRRREVVAVLLFSGGPIFESSIPLSVFGIDRQDAGVPRYRLLVCGGEEGPLRTTGGLELTAPYGLEAISRAGTVVVPAWRSITSPPPAEALDALRRAHEEGARIVGLCTGAFVLAAAGLLDGRPATTHWMYAPTLAKRYPSVHVDPRELFVDDGDVLTSAGTAAGIDLCLHIVRTDHGTEAAGALARRLVVPPRRSGGQERYLDRSLPEEIGSDPLAEVVAWALEHLHEQFDVETLAARAYMSRRTFDRRFRSLTGSAPLQWLITQRVLQAQRLLETSDYSVDEVAGRCGFRSPVALRGHFRRQLGSSPAAYRAAYRARRPQGVAESAATVVETMVPSQGPPSGRRGSSMSSAPVAVAAAAGPGEHSLPGPDAFVPGRPALPGQRSAP, from the coding sequence ATGAGCCAGGACTCCGCCACCGCGACGGAGGCCGCACGCAAGCTGACCGGGCGGCGACGCCGGGAAGTCGTTGCCGTGCTGCTGTTCAGCGGCGGCCCTATCTTCGAGAGCTCCATCCCGCTCTCCGTTTTCGGAATCGACCGGCAGGACGCGGGAGTCCCCCGCTACCGCCTGCTGGTCTGCGGGGGCGAGGAAGGACCGCTGCGCACCACCGGTGGGCTCGAACTCACCGCGCCGTACGGCCTGGAGGCGATCAGCAGGGCCGGCACCGTGGTGGTGCCCGCCTGGCGGTCGATCACCTCGCCGCCGCCCGCCGAGGCACTGGACGCGCTGCGGCGCGCCCATGAGGAGGGCGCCCGCATCGTCGGTCTGTGCACGGGAGCCTTCGTGCTCGCGGCCGCCGGCCTGCTGGACGGCCGGCCGGCCACCACACACTGGATGTACGCGCCGACGCTGGCCAAGCGCTATCCGTCGGTGCACGTCGATCCGCGCGAACTGTTCGTGGACGACGGCGATGTGCTCACCTCCGCCGGTACGGCGGCGGGTATCGATCTCTGCCTCCATATAGTCCGCACCGACCACGGCACGGAGGCCGCCGGGGCGCTCGCCCGCCGGCTCGTCGTGCCGCCGCGGCGCAGTGGCGGGCAGGAGCGCTACCTGGACAGGTCTTTACCGGAGGAGATCGGGTCCGACCCGCTCGCCGAGGTCGTGGCCTGGGCCCTGGAGCATCTGCACGAGCAGTTCGACGTGGAGACGCTCGCGGCGCGCGCCTACATGAGCAGGCGGACCTTCGACCGCAGGTTCCGTTCGCTCACCGGCAGCGCACCGCTGCAGTGGCTGATCACCCAGCGGGTGCTGCAGGCGCAGCGGCTGCTGGAGACCTCCGACTACTCGGTCGACGAGGTCGCCGGCCGCTGCGGCTTCCGCTCCCCGGTCGCGCTGCGCGGGCACTTCCGCCGCCAGCTCGGCTCCTCCCCCGCCGCGTACCGGGCCGCCTACCGGGCCCGTCGTCCGCAGGGGGTGGCGGAGAGCGCCGCGACGGTGGTCGAGACGATGGTGCCCAGCCAGGGGCCGCCGTCCGGACGCCGGGGCTCCTCGATGTCCTCCGCACCGGTCGCCGTGGCGGCTGCGGCGGGTCCCGGGGAGCACTCCCTGCCCGGCCCCGACGCGTTCGTTCCCGGCCGCCCGGCCCTGCCGGGACAGCGGAGTGCCCCGTAG
- a CDS encoding fused MFS/spermidine synthase, protein MARRGRPGRDKGKGADRAATGGAEAKGRQGSGRGAGRGERETVSRPVGGGVAELLPDRERPHGWTLLIDGAPQSHVDLDDPTHLSFAYQRRLGHIIDLAAPPLQPLHVLHLGGGAFTLARYTAANRPRSTQQIVELDAPLTQFVRDHLPLDPQARVRVRAADAREGLGRFPDGWADLVIADVFSGARTPAHLTSAEFLGEVRRVLKPEGTYAANLADGPPLAHLRGQVATAGTVFPELALAADPVVWRGRRFGNAVLLASALPLPVAEFTRRVASDPHPGRVEHGRALTDFTGGAAVVTDASAKPSPAPPPSVFENP, encoded by the coding sequence GTGGCACGTCGAGGCAGGCCGGGCCGGGACAAGGGGAAGGGCGCGGACCGGGCCGCCACCGGGGGCGCGGAGGCGAAGGGCCGCCAGGGCTCCGGGCGCGGCGCGGGCCGAGGCGAGCGCGAAACCGTCTCCCGGCCGGTCGGCGGCGGCGTCGCCGAACTCCTGCCCGACCGCGAGCGCCCGCACGGCTGGACGCTCCTGATCGACGGCGCCCCGCAGTCCCACGTGGACCTCGACGACCCCACACACCTCTCGTTCGCCTACCAGCGCCGCCTCGGCCACATCATCGACCTCGCCGCACCCCCGCTCCAGCCGTTGCACGTCCTGCACCTGGGCGGCGGCGCGTTCACGCTCGCCCGGTACACCGCGGCGAACCGCCCCCGCTCCACCCAGCAGATCGTCGAACTCGACGCGCCCCTCACGCAGTTCGTCCGCGACCACCTCCCGCTCGACCCCCAGGCCCGCGTCCGGGTCCGGGCGGCCGACGCCCGCGAAGGACTCGGCAGATTCCCCGACGGCTGGGCCGACCTGGTCATCGCGGACGTGTTCAGCGGGGCCCGCACCCCCGCCCACCTCACCTCCGCCGAATTCCTCGGCGAGGTACGCCGGGTGCTGAAACCCGAGGGGACCTACGCCGCCAACCTGGCCGACGGGCCCCCGCTCGCCCATCTGCGGGGCCAGGTCGCCACCGCCGGCACCGTCTTCCCCGAACTGGCGCTGGCCGCCGACCCGGTGGTGTGGCGGGGCCGCCGCTTCGGCAACGCGGTCCTGCTCGCCTCTGCCCTGCCGCTCCCGGTCGCGGAGTTCACCCGGCGGGTGGCGAGCGACCCGCACCCCGGCCGCGTCGAACACGGCCGTGCGCTCACCGACTTCACCGGCGGCGCGGCCGTCGTCACCGACGCGTCGGCCAAGCCGTCGCCCGCACCTCCGCCGTCCGTCTTCGAGAACCCCTGA
- a CDS encoding GH1 family beta-glucosidase encodes MTAVRPDTVPQQAPAAQAPFPTGFLWGAATAAYQVEGAASERGRTPSIWDTFSHTPGKVLNGDTGDVAADHFHRYRDDVALMKRLGLQAYRFSVSWSRVQPTGRGPAVERGLDFYRSLVDELLAAGIKPVATLYHWDLPQELEDAGGWPERATAERFADYAAIMARALGDRVSMWTTLNEPWCSAFLGYGSGVHAPGRTEPAAALRAAHHLNLAHGRATEALRANLPAAAQTSVTLNLHQVRPLTDSPADADAARRIDAVGNRIFTGPMLKGAYPEDLLADTGRIVDWAALIHEGDLAAIAAPIDVLGVNYYTPTIVSTPADGAGDTRNDGHGSSDHSPWPGSEHVAFHLAEGKPRTAMNWSVDPNGLHALLMDVAREHPDLPLMVTENGAAFDDAPDADGRVHDPERIAYLHGHLEAVRRAVADGADVRGYFLWSLMDNFEWGYGYGKRFGAVYVDYATQRRTPKSSALWYGDVIARHALPPEA; translated from the coding sequence ATGACAGCCGTCCGACCCGACACGGTCCCGCAGCAGGCACCCGCCGCCCAGGCCCCCTTCCCCACAGGCTTCCTGTGGGGCGCGGCCACCGCCGCGTACCAGGTGGAGGGCGCGGCCTCCGAGAGGGGCCGCACCCCCTCCATCTGGGACACCTTCAGCCACACCCCCGGCAAGGTCCTCAACGGGGATACCGGGGACGTGGCCGCCGACCACTTCCACCGCTACCGCGACGACGTCGCCCTGATGAAGCGCCTCGGCCTCCAGGCGTACCGCTTCTCCGTCTCCTGGTCCCGGGTGCAGCCCACCGGCCGGGGCCCCGCCGTCGAACGCGGCCTGGACTTCTACCGCTCGCTCGTCGACGAGCTGCTGGCGGCCGGAATCAAGCCCGTCGCCACGCTCTACCACTGGGACCTGCCCCAGGAGTTGGAGGACGCGGGCGGCTGGCCCGAGCGCGCGACGGCCGAACGGTTCGCGGACTACGCGGCCATCATGGCCCGCGCGCTCGGCGACCGGGTCTCGATGTGGACGACGCTGAACGAGCCCTGGTGCTCGGCCTTCCTCGGGTACGGCTCCGGGGTCCACGCCCCCGGCCGTACCGAGCCGGCCGCCGCGCTGCGGGCCGCCCACCACCTCAACCTCGCCCACGGCCGGGCGACCGAGGCGCTGCGCGCGAACCTCCCCGCTGCCGCGCAGACCTCGGTCACCCTCAACCTCCACCAGGTGCGCCCGCTGACCGACAGCCCGGCGGACGCGGATGCGGCCCGCCGGATCGACGCGGTGGGCAACCGGATCTTCACCGGCCCGATGCTGAAGGGCGCGTACCCGGAAGACCTGCTGGCCGACACCGGACGCATCGTGGACTGGGCCGCGTTGATCCACGAGGGCGACCTCGCCGCCATCGCGGCCCCCATCGACGTACTCGGCGTCAACTACTACACGCCCACCATCGTGTCGACGCCCGCCGACGGCGCCGGGGACACCCGCAACGACGGCCACGGCAGCAGTGACCACTCCCCGTGGCCCGGCTCCGAGCACGTGGCCTTCCACCTGGCCGAGGGCAAGCCCCGTACCGCCATGAACTGGTCGGTCGACCCGAACGGTCTGCACGCCCTCCTCATGGACGTCGCGCGCGAGCACCCGGACCTGCCGCTGATGGTCACCGAGAACGGGGCCGCCTTCGACGACGCCCCTGACGCCGACGGCCGGGTCCACGACCCCGAGCGGATCGCCTACCTGCACGGCCACTTGGAGGCGGTACGCCGGGCGGTGGCCGACGGGGCCGACGTACGGGGCTACTTCCTCTGGTCCCTGATGGACAACTTCGAGTGGGGCTACGGCTACGGGAAGCGCTTCGGTGCGGTGTACGTCGACTACGCGACCCAGCGCCGTACGCCGAAGTCCAGCGCCCTCTGGTACGGCGACGTGATCGCCCGCCACGCGCTTCCCCCGGAGGCCTGA
- the orn gene encoding oligoribonuclease, producing the protein MNDRMVWIDCEMTGLSLTDDALIEVAALVTDSELNVLGEGVDIVIRPPDAALETMPEVVRQMHTASGLLDELAGGTTLADAEEQVLAYVREHVKEPGRAPLCGNSVGTDRGFLARDMRDLESYLHYRIVDVSSVKELARRWFPRAYFNSPDKNGNHRALADIRDSITELRYYREAVFVPQPGPDSERAKEIAARLVTPATP; encoded by the coding sequence ATGAACGACCGCATGGTGTGGATCGACTGCGAGATGACCGGGCTCTCGTTGACGGACGACGCACTCATCGAGGTGGCCGCCCTGGTCACCGACTCGGAGCTGAACGTGCTCGGCGAAGGGGTGGACATCGTGATCCGCCCGCCGGACGCGGCCCTGGAGACCATGCCCGAGGTGGTGCGGCAGATGCACACCGCCTCGGGCCTCCTCGACGAGCTGGCCGGGGGCACCACCCTGGCGGACGCCGAGGAGCAGGTCCTGGCCTACGTCCGCGAGCACGTGAAGGAGCCCGGCAGAGCCCCGCTCTGCGGAAACTCGGTCGGTACCGACCGCGGCTTCCTGGCGCGGGACATGCGGGATCTGGAGAGCTACCTGCATTACCGGATCGTGGACGTGTCCTCGGTCAAGGAGCTGGCCCGGCGCTGGTTCCCCCGGGCGTACTTCAACAGCCCGGACAAGAACGGCAACCACCGGGCGCTGGCGGACATCCGTGACTCCATCACGGAGCTCCGCTACTACCGGGAGGCGGTCTTCGTCCCGCAGCCCGGCCCGGACTCGGAGCGCGCCAAGGAGATCGCGGCGCGCCTGGTGACCCCGGCCACACCGTAG
- a CDS encoding HAMP domain-containing sensor histidine kinase — translation MRWALVKVCLAVTAMVVIAFAVPLGLVIREMASDRAFSDAERQAGTIAPTLSITTDREELTRAVLSTEPGGRGHLAVHVPAPDQARAEDAEGRADGPLDIGTRRATAKDVETVRKAGRASITEVTGGFALLQPTALSTGEIAVVEVFVPEGEVSNGVATAWLILAGVGVALIVGSVAVADRLGVRMVQPAQRLAGAAQDLGEGRLGTRVPEEGPTELRSAAVAFNSMADQVVQLLANERELAADLSHRLRTPLTVLRLNAASLGEGPAAEQTRAAVQQLEHEVDTIIRTAREQRPQTQGGQAEAGCDASEVIRERMGFWSALAEDEGREVRLAGVDRTVRIPVARPELAAALDALLGNVFRHTPEGTAFAVDVHHSGDAVIVLVSDAGPGIDDPKAALARGTSGRAGASGSVGSTGLGLDIVRRVAESTGGDLRIGRSVLGGTEVRIWIGLHGNRPDRGRRGHGRRVGRRFGGQRRQENRAAARPHH, via the coding sequence ATGAGATGGGCCCTGGTCAAGGTCTGCCTGGCGGTCACCGCGATGGTCGTCATCGCCTTCGCCGTACCGCTCGGACTGGTCATCCGGGAGATGGCCAGTGACCGGGCCTTCTCCGACGCCGAACGCCAGGCCGGGACGATCGCCCCGACCCTCTCCATCACCACCGACCGGGAGGAGCTGACCCGGGCCGTCCTGTCCACCGAACCGGGCGGCCGGGGCCACCTCGCCGTCCATGTCCCGGCCCCCGACCAGGCCAGGGCCGAGGACGCGGAAGGGCGCGCCGACGGGCCCCTGGACATCGGCACCCGGCGCGCCACCGCCAAGGACGTGGAGACCGTGCGCAAGGCCGGGCGGGCCTCCATCACCGAGGTCACCGGCGGATTCGCGCTCCTCCAGCCGACCGCGCTGAGCACCGGGGAGATCGCCGTCGTCGAGGTGTTCGTCCCCGAGGGCGAGGTCTCCAACGGGGTCGCCACCGCCTGGCTGATACTGGCGGGCGTCGGCGTCGCCCTGATCGTGGGCTCGGTCGCGGTCGCCGACCGGCTCGGCGTACGGATGGTGCAGCCCGCCCAGCGCCTCGCCGGGGCCGCCCAGGACCTGGGGGAGGGGCGCCTGGGCACCCGGGTCCCCGAGGAGGGGCCCACCGAGCTGCGGTCCGCAGCCGTCGCGTTCAACTCCATGGCCGACCAGGTCGTCCAGCTCCTGGCCAACGAACGCGAGCTGGCCGCCGACCTCTCGCACCGGCTGCGCACCCCGCTCACCGTGCTCCGGCTGAACGCCGCGTCCCTCGGCGAAGGCCCGGCGGCCGAGCAGACCCGGGCGGCGGTCCAGCAGCTGGAGCACGAGGTCGACACGATCATCCGCACCGCCCGCGAGCAGCGCCCGCAGACCCAGGGCGGGCAGGCGGAGGCGGGCTGCGACGCCTCCGAGGTGATCCGCGAACGCATGGGCTTCTGGTCGGCGCTCGCCGAGGACGAGGGCCGCGAGGTGCGCCTCGCGGGGGTCGACCGTACGGTACGCATCCCCGTCGCCCGCCCCGAACTGGCCGCCGCCCTCGACGCGTTGCTCGGCAACGTCTTCCGCCACACCCCCGAGGGCACCGCCTTCGCCGTCGACGTCCACCACAGCGGCGACGCGGTCATCGTGCTCGTCTCCGACGCCGGTCCGGGCATCGACGACCCGAAGGCGGCCCTCGCCCGGGGTACCAGCGGGCGCGCCGGGGCGAGCGGCTCCGTCGGCTCCACCGGCCTCGGCCTGGACATCGTGCGCCGGGTCGCCGAGTCCACCGGCGGCGACCTGCGCATCGGCCGGTCCGTCCTCGGCGGCACCGAGGTCCGGATCTGGATCGGCCTGCACGGCAACCGCCCCGACCGCGGCCGGCGCGGCCACGGCCGCCGGGTGGGCCGCCGCTTCGGAGGGCAGCGGCGCCAGGAGAACCGGGCCGCCGCCCGGCCGCATCATTAA
- a CDS encoding carbohydrate ABC transporter permease: MTMTSPTPTAPAKLAPTPKSGGPSRPSRFRMGAGQQLKGGPFAYAALAVVGFGSLLPLYWTLVAASRTQDEVLASTPPFFPGGKLIENIQTAWEQANLGKAIVNSIIVSSSITLATLFFCTLAGYAFAKMRFRGRGWLMTAVIATLTIPPQLSVVPLFMMMSGLGWGGQLESVIFPTLVSAFGVFFMRQYLIEALPYELIEAAKVDGANNFRIVRSVVLPVARPAMMVLGMLTFVQAWNDFFWPYLALNQQNPTLQVALGQLSASYTPDQSIVMAGALISTLPLLVVFVLFGKKIVGGIMSGAVKG; encoded by the coding sequence ATGACCATGACCAGCCCCACCCCCACCGCCCCCGCGAAGCTCGCGCCGACCCCGAAGAGCGGTGGGCCGTCCCGCCCCAGCCGCTTCCGGATGGGCGCGGGACAGCAGCTGAAGGGCGGCCCGTTCGCGTACGCCGCGCTCGCTGTCGTGGGCTTCGGCTCGCTGCTGCCGCTCTACTGGACCCTGGTCGCGGCCTCCCGCACCCAGGACGAAGTCCTCGCCTCCACCCCGCCGTTCTTCCCGGGCGGAAAGCTGATCGAGAACATCCAGACCGCCTGGGAGCAGGCGAACCTCGGCAAGGCGATCGTCAACAGCATCATCGTCTCGTCCTCGATCACCCTCGCCACGCTCTTCTTCTGCACGCTCGCCGGCTACGCGTTCGCCAAGATGCGCTTCCGGGGCCGCGGCTGGCTGATGACCGCGGTCATCGCCACTCTCACCATCCCGCCGCAGCTCAGCGTCGTCCCGCTGTTCATGATGATGTCCGGCCTCGGCTGGGGCGGCCAGCTCGAATCGGTGATCTTCCCGACCCTGGTGAGCGCGTTCGGCGTGTTCTTCATGCGCCAGTACCTGATCGAGGCCCTGCCGTACGAGCTGATCGAGGCGGCCAAGGTCGACGGCGCCAACAACTTCCGCATCGTGCGCAGCGTGGTGCTGCCGGTGGCGCGCCCCGCGATGATGGTGCTCGGGATGCTCACCTTCGTCCAGGCGTGGAACGACTTCTTCTGGCCCTACCTGGCCCTCAACCAGCAGAACCCGACCCTTCAGGTCGCCCTCGGCCAGCTCAGCGCCTCCTACACCCCCGACCAGTCCATCGTGATGGCGGGCGCGCTGATCAGCACGCTGCCGCTGCTGGTGGTGTTCGTCCTCTTCGGCAAGAAGATCGTCGGCGGCATCATGTCCGGCGCGGTCAAGGGCTGA
- a CDS encoding lytic polysaccharide monooxygenase — MRRKITSLLLGLGIAGASLLATSGSAQSHGYTDSPVSRQQLCGNGTVRDCGQIQWEPPSVEGPKGFPARGPRDGLICAGGNQRFAELDDPRGGGWPATAVTAGANHTFRWRITARHATTDFRYYVTKDGYDPAKPLTRADLEPQPFLTVPFGGRQPGATVTHAGNLPQKSGKHLILGVWTIADTGNAFYACSDVTF; from the coding sequence ATGCGCAGAAAGATCACGTCCTTACTCCTCGGCCTCGGCATCGCCGGGGCCTCCCTGCTGGCCACCTCCGGCAGCGCACAGAGCCACGGGTACACCGACTCACCGGTCAGCAGGCAGCAGCTCTGCGGCAACGGCACCGTCCGCGACTGCGGTCAGATCCAGTGGGAGCCGCCGAGCGTCGAGGGCCCCAAGGGCTTCCCGGCGCGGGGTCCCCGTGACGGTCTGATCTGTGCCGGGGGCAACCAGCGCTTTGCCGAGCTGGACGACCCGCGCGGCGGGGGCTGGCCGGCCACCGCCGTGACCGCCGGGGCGAACCACACCTTCCGCTGGCGGATCACCGCCCGGCACGCCACGACCGACTTCCGGTACTACGTCACCAAGGACGGCTACGACCCGGCGAAGCCCCTCACCCGGGCCGACCTGGAACCGCAGCCCTTCCTGACCGTGCCCTTCGGCGGCCGGCAGCCCGGGGCGACGGTCACACACGCGGGCAACCTGCCGCAGAAGTCGGGCAAGCACCTGATCCTCGGCGTCTGGACCATCGCGGACACCGGCAACGCCTTCTACGCCTGCTCCGACGTCACGTTCTGA
- a CDS encoding response regulator transcription factor translates to MASVLVVEDDQFVRSALIRHLSEASHTVRSVGTALEALREVAHFRFDVVILDLGLPDLDGAEALKMLRSITDVPVIIATARDDESEIVRLLNDGADDYLTKPFSVEHLSARMAAVLRRSRAAGGEAPPPRVIRVGGLSIDPLRRSAQLDGDELDLTRREFDLLTFLAGRPGVVVARKELLAEVWQQSYGDDQTIDVHLSWLRRKLGETAARPRYLHTLRGVGVKLQPPADAPAAEPPA, encoded by the coding sequence ATGGCAAGTGTGCTCGTGGTCGAGGACGACCAGTTCGTACGTTCCGCCCTCATCCGGCACCTCAGTGAGGCCTCCCACACGGTACGGAGCGTGGGCACCGCGCTCGAAGCGCTGCGCGAGGTCGCGCACTTCCGCTTCGACGTGGTCATCCTCGACCTCGGGCTGCCCGATCTGGACGGCGCGGAGGCGCTGAAGATGCTGCGGTCCATCACCGACGTGCCCGTCATCATCGCCACCGCCCGGGACGACGAGAGCGAGATCGTCCGGCTGCTCAACGACGGCGCCGACGACTACCTGACGAAACCGTTCTCCGTCGAGCACCTCTCCGCCCGGATGGCCGCCGTGCTCCGCCGCTCGCGCGCCGCCGGGGGCGAGGCGCCGCCGCCCCGGGTCATCCGTGTCGGCGGGCTCTCCATCGACCCGCTGCGCCGCAGCGCGCAGCTGGACGGGGACGAACTCGACCTGACCCGGCGCGAGTTCGACCTGCTGACCTTCCTGGCCGGACGGCCGGGCGTGGTCGTCGCCCGCAAGGAGCTGCTGGCCGAGGTCTGGCAGCAGTCCTACGGCGACGACCAGACCATCGACGTCCATCTGTCCTGGCTGCGCCGCAAGCTCGGCGAGACCGCCGCCCGCCCGCGCTACCTGCACACCCTGCGCGGCGTCGGCGTGAAGCTCCAGCCGCCCGCCGACGCGCCCGCCGCGGAGCCGCCCGCATGA
- a CDS encoding LacI family DNA-binding transcriptional regulator, which translates to MAAARVRSGGRPTLEEVAARAGVGRGTASRVINGSPRVSDATRQAVEAAVAELGYVPNRAARALAGNRTDAIALVVPEPETRFFAEPYFSAIVRGVGAALADTEMQLLLTLVGNDRERRRLAQYLTAHRVDGVLLVAVHADDPLPELLEQLGMPCVISGARHAAETLPSVDSDNFEGARAAVEHLVSRGRRQVATITGRLEVYGAQRRLDGYRAAVSAAGLAPDERLIAPADFTEEGGAAAMRDLLTRRPDLDAVFVASDVMAAGARQVLREADRRIPEDVALVGFDDSVVARHMHPPLTSVRQPIEEMGRRMAQLLLDEIAGRTPGDERPSVVLPTELVVRDSS; encoded by the coding sequence ATGGCGGCAGCGCGAGTACGGAGCGGCGGGCGGCCCACGCTCGAAGAGGTGGCGGCACGGGCCGGTGTGGGCCGGGGCACCGCCTCGCGGGTCATCAACGGCTCGCCCCGGGTCAGCGACGCGACCCGGCAGGCGGTCGAGGCGGCCGTGGCCGAGCTGGGATACGTCCCCAACCGCGCCGCCCGCGCCCTGGCGGGCAACCGCACCGACGCCATCGCGCTGGTGGTGCCCGAGCCGGAGACCCGCTTCTTCGCCGAACCGTACTTCTCCGCCATAGTGCGCGGCGTCGGGGCGGCCCTGGCCGACACCGAGATGCAGCTGCTCCTCACCCTCGTCGGCAACGACCGCGAGCGCCGCCGCCTCGCCCAGTACCTCACCGCCCACCGCGTCGACGGGGTCCTCCTGGTCGCCGTCCACGCGGACGACCCGCTGCCGGAGCTGCTGGAGCAGCTGGGCATGCCCTGCGTCATCAGCGGAGCCCGGCACGCGGCCGAGACGCTGCCCTCGGTCGACTCCGACAACTTCGAGGGCGCGCGGGCCGCCGTCGAGCACCTCGTCTCCCGGGGCCGCCGCCAGGTGGCCACGATCACCGGCCGCCTGGAGGTGTACGGGGCCCAGCGCCGCCTGGACGGCTACCGCGCGGCGGTCTCCGCCGCCGGCCTGGCCCCCGACGAGCGCCTCATCGCCCCCGCCGACTTCACCGAGGAGGGCGGCGCGGCGGCCATGCGCGACCTGTTGACCCGCCGCCCCGACCTGGACGCGGTCTTCGTCGCCTCCGACGTGATGGCCGCCGGCGCCCGCCAGGTCCTGCGCGAGGCGGACCGCCGCATCCCCGAGGACGTGGCCCTGGTCGGCTTCGACGACTCGGTCGTCGCCCGCCATATGCACCCGCCCCTCACCAGCGTCCGCCAGCCCATAGAGGAGATGGGCCGCCGCATGGCCCAACTCCTCCTGGACGAGATCGCCGGCCGCACCCCGGGCGACGAGCGCCCTTCGGTGGTGCTGCCGACGGAGCTGGTGGTCCGCGACTCGTCGTGA